A portion of the Deinococcus apachensis DSM 19763 genome contains these proteins:
- a CDS encoding LysR family transcriptional regulator, whose translation MPDRPPALAGPSLAQLRALIAVADSGGFGEAAAEYGVSQSTLSEAVAKLEALAGRPLLRRTPAGTVPTEAGARALEHARAAVQAAADALLAAQEEDAGLSGTLRVASFRSTATHLLPPALAAFRRRHPRVSVTLIDGEACGGGGPAVRAGRVDLGVVVAEEGTDLRLTPLVQDEYLFVAPASRGVHPVTFAELGAQPLILTPYRDTCHQRIRRYLTEHGVRLTGLTEVEQDSVTLSMVSHGLGVTAMPRLALLPLPPGLVALPLPEPLTRPLALAVLPQRAGLPIIRAFTQAVLAHLPAPELPGQEPGSLPVPVPAPAPN comes from the coding sequence ATGCCCGACCGGCCCCCTGCCCTCGCCGGCCCCTCGCTGGCCCAACTGCGCGCCCTGATTGCCGTGGCCGACAGCGGGGGCTTCGGCGAGGCGGCGGCGGAGTACGGCGTCTCGCAGTCCACCCTGAGCGAGGCGGTCGCCAAGCTGGAAGCACTCGCGGGCCGTCCCCTGCTGCGGCGCACCCCCGCTGGGACGGTGCCTACCGAGGCGGGCGCCCGCGCGCTGGAACACGCCCGGGCCGCCGTGCAGGCCGCCGCCGACGCCCTGCTCGCCGCGCAGGAGGAGGATGCGGGGCTGTCAGGCACCCTGCGGGTCGCGTCCTTCCGCTCGACCGCCACCCACCTGCTGCCGCCCGCGCTCGCCGCCTTTCGCCGCCGCCATCCCCGCGTGAGCGTCACGTTGATTGACGGCGAGGCCTGCGGCGGGGGGGGACCGGCGGTGCGGGCGGGCCGAGTGGACCTGGGGGTGGTCGTGGCGGAGGAGGGGACCGACCTGCGTCTCACCCCCCTCGTGCAGGACGAGTATCTGTTCGTGGCCCCCGCCTCGCGCGGCGTCCACCCGGTGACGTTCGCTGAGCTGGGCGCCCAGCCCCTGATCCTGACCCCCTACCGGGACACCTGTCACCAGCGCATCCGCCGCTACCTCACCGAGCATGGGGTTCGCCTGACGGGCCTGACCGAGGTCGAGCAGGACAGCGTGACCCTCTCGATGGTGAGTCACGGGCTGGGGGTCACGGCCATGCCCCGGTTGGCGCTGCTGCCCCTGCCCCCCGGCCTGGTCGCGCTGCCGCTGCCCGAGCCGCTCACCCGCCCGCTCGCGCTCGCCGTGCTGCCGCAGCGGGCGGGCCTGCCCATCATCCGGGCCTTTACCCAGGCCGTGCTCGCCCACCTCCCGGCCCCCGAACTGCCCGGGCAGGAGCCGGGTTCTCTCCCCGTTCCGGTCCCCGCCCCGGCCCCCAACTGA
- a CDS encoding LysM peptidoglycan-binding domain-containing protein: MLDLLPRPVALRRAALLALLCSIFSIPGALAASGTVTVRPGDTLYGIAHHHGLSVARLRQLNGLKGNTIRPGQRLKVRGMAAPPPARQPSSSPKPSTYTVRPGDTLSHVAARAGVSVAALRAANGLKGNLIRIGQRLRVPQRGTVMVKAAPRPTTEVRVIYGYVRVRPHETLKTLASRYRTTSDHLARINKLSRAGRNLYPGQRVLVPRRMPVLIPPRPVGKPLSVKRMAPLNVPVRVLRVDLRYRNVLVAPVLPRAGLGVGARVSQLARSSGARAVVNGSYFHPRSYVPAGDLVMQGRLLAWGRIPAALAITPDNRAAILNSTTALLGRPLDATWHGMETVIATGPRILRRGGVVRQYADVFRDPALFGRAARSAVGLRGNRDLVFVTTHAKLTTTEMGKVMARLGLREALLLDGGSSAGLAWNGSRALDSVRKVAYGIGVFTGYTGRRYTR; the protein is encoded by the coding sequence GTGCTCGACCTGCTCCCCCGTCCGGTGGCCCTCCGCCGCGCCGCCCTGCTCGCGCTGCTCTGCTCGATCTTCAGCATCCCAGGCGCCCTCGCCGCCAGCGGGACGGTGACCGTTCGCCCGGGAGACACCCTGTACGGGATTGCCCACCATCACGGGCTCAGTGTGGCGCGGCTGCGCCAGCTCAACGGCCTGAAGGGCAACACCATCCGGCCCGGGCAGCGGTTGAAGGTGAGGGGGATGGCCGCCCCGCCCCCGGCTCGCCAGCCGTCCTCCTCGCCAAAACCGAGTACCTACACTGTTCGCCCCGGCGACACCCTGAGTCACGTCGCCGCCCGGGCCGGGGTGAGCGTGGCCGCCCTGCGCGCCGCCAACGGGCTGAAGGGGAACCTGATCCGGATAGGTCAGCGCCTGCGGGTGCCACAGCGCGGAACGGTGATGGTCAAAGCTGCCCCCCGCCCCACGACCGAGGTGCGGGTGATCTACGGGTATGTGCGGGTCCGGCCGCACGAGACGCTGAAGACGCTGGCGAGCAGGTACCGCACGACCTCCGACCACCTCGCCCGAATCAACAAGCTGAGCCGGGCGGGACGGAACCTCTACCCCGGGCAGCGGGTGCTCGTGCCGCGGCGGATGCCGGTGCTCATCCCGCCCCGGCCGGTGGGCAAGCCCCTCAGTGTCAAGCGGATGGCGCCGCTGAACGTCCCCGTGCGGGTGCTGCGGGTGGACCTGCGCTACCGGAACGTGCTCGTCGCGCCCGTGCTGCCCCGGGCGGGCCTGGGAGTGGGCGCACGGGTCAGCCAGCTCGCGCGGTCAAGCGGCGCGCGAGCGGTGGTGAACGGCAGCTACTTTCACCCGCGCTCCTACGTGCCCGCGGGTGATCTGGTCATGCAGGGGCGGCTGCTCGCCTGGGGCCGCATCCCGGCCGCGCTGGCGATCACCCCCGACAACCGCGCCGCGATCCTGAACAGCACCACGGCCCTGCTGGGGCGCCCGCTCGACGCCACCTGGCACGGCATGGAGACCGTGATCGCCACCGGGCCACGCATCCTGCGGCGGGGCGGTGTGGTCCGGCAGTACGCGGACGTGTTTCGGGACCCCGCGCTGTTCGGCCGCGCCGCCCGCAGCGCCGTCGGCCTGCGGGGCAACCGGGACCTGGTGTTCGTCACCACCCACGCCAAGCTGACGACGACCGAGATGGGCAAGGTGATGGCCCGCCTGGGCCTGCGCGAGGCCCTGCTCCTCGACGGCGGCAGCAGCGCGGGCCTCGCCTGGAACGGGAGTCGGGCGCTCGACAGCGTCCGCAAGGTCGCTTACGGGATTGGGGTGTTTACGGGCTATACGGGGCGGCGCTACACGCGGTGA
- a CDS encoding ribosome-binding factor A: MKPAQVEAQLSRVLSEAIAGLRDPRVPLIVTVERVAVTSDYGLARVYVSAMGADMPALLDALTHARGHLQREVSAHVRMRRTPTLEFYAASDRVFP; this comes from the coding sequence TTGAAACCCGCGCAGGTGGAGGCGCAACTCTCGCGGGTGCTCAGTGAGGCCATCGCCGGGCTGCGTGACCCCCGCGTGCCGCTCATCGTGACGGTCGAGCGGGTGGCGGTCACGTCAGACTACGGACTCGCGCGTGTGTACGTGAGCGCGATGGGGGCTGACATGCCCGCCCTGCTCGACGCCCTGACCCATGCCCGGGGGCACCTGCAACGCGAGGTTTCGGCGCACGTGCGGATGCGCCGCACCCCCACGCTGGAGTTCTACGCCGCGAGCGATCGGGTTTTCCCGTGA
- a CDS encoding acyl-CoA thioesterase — MTTLPEARSEIRVRYAETDAMGVAHHATYPVWFEVGRTDLMHQLGLPYAEVESRGYYLMLSGLNVEYRRAARYDDHLTLITRAASVRSRTLTFTYEVRKGDELLATGETRHIATDKNYRPARLPEDVLGLLSGAGETAAKAGG; from the coding sequence GTGACCACCCTCCCCGAGGCCCGCAGCGAAATCCGGGTGCGCTACGCCGAGACGGACGCGATGGGCGTGGCCCACCACGCGACCTACCCGGTGTGGTTCGAGGTGGGCCGCACCGACCTGATGCACCAGCTCGGCCTCCCCTACGCCGAGGTCGAATCCAGGGGCTACTACCTCATGCTCTCGGGCCTGAACGTCGAGTACCGCCGCGCGGCCCGCTACGACGACCACCTCACCCTGATTACCCGGGCGGCCAGCGTCCGCTCGCGCACCCTCACCTTCACCTACGAGGTGCGGAAGGGAGACGAGTTGCTGGCGACCGGCGAGACGCGCCACATCGCCACCGACAAGAACTACCGCCCGGCCCGGCTGCCGGAGGACGTGCTGGGGTTGCTGTCAGGAGCTGGGGAAACGGCGGCGAAAGCAGGCGGTTGA